The proteins below are encoded in one region of Blastocatellia bacterium:
- a CDS encoding hemerythrin domain-containing protein — MDPFTLLKQDHETVSVIFEKLEPTTERALKTREELFARLKTELEAHTRIEEQIFYPALKEEDETRDITLEGIEEHNVVKTLLTEMEAMSVDSEQWTAKLAVLKENVEHHVEEEEGEMFPKARKALPKEKLEALGERIEAAKKQNAATTRG; from the coding sequence ATGGATCCATTTACATTGCTGAAGCAAGACCACGAAACGGTTTCCGTCATCTTTGAAAAACTTGAGCCGACGACCGAACGCGCCCTCAAGACGCGCGAGGAGTTGTTCGCCCGGCTGAAAACCGAACTGGAAGCCCACACGCGGATCGAAGAGCAAATCTTTTATCCCGCGCTCAAAGAGGAGGACGAGACGCGCGACATCACGCTCGAAGGCATCGAAGAGCATAACGTCGTCAAGACGCTGCTCACGGAGATGGAGGCGATGTCGGTTGATAGCGAGCAGTGGACGGCCAAGCTCGCCGTCTTGAAAGAAAACGTCGAGCATCACGTCGAAGAGGAAGAAGGCGAGATGTTCCCGAAAGCCCGCAAGGCGCTGCCGAAGGAAAAGCTCGAAGCCTTAGGCGAGCGCATCGAAGCGGCTAAAAAGCAAAACGCGGCAACCACCAGGGGATGA
- the purH gene encoding bifunctional phosphoribosylaminoimidazolecarboxamide formyltransferase/IMP cyclohydrolase, which yields MALTKIKRALISVSDKTGLIEFAQRLARHQIELLSTGGTAQLLRKGGLAVRDVSDLTGFPEILGGRVKTLHPKVHGGLLAIRDNAEHQRQVTDNQIEYIDMVVVNLYPFRETIARAEVTVEDAIENIDIGGPSMIRSAAKNFEDVVVVVDPADYPILADEMDAGEGRVSRLTRLRLARQAFETTAQYDAAIAEFLVGSVVLDAADEQLRVEKPQRLPARLALFAKKETDLRYGENPHQRAALYSLKNWSAGQSPDQLQGKELSFNNLIDMDAAWSLVREFDETACAIIKHTNPCGAATAENVREAFERARATDPVSAFGGIVAFNRRLTADAARVMAETFFEVIVAPEYEGGALEVFAAKKNLRVIRLDESGESRKPYDLRLIDSGLLVQDVDRGTLDDAQPRVVSARQPTDEEMRALRFAWVIAKHVKSNAIVYARDGQLVGVGAGQMSRVDSVKLGATKAQLPLAGTVMASDAFFPFRDGVDEAAKAGVTAIIQPGGSVRDDEVIAAANEHDVAMVFTGMRHFKH from the coding sequence ATGGCATTGACGAAAATCAAACGCGCACTCATCAGTGTTTCAGACAAGACGGGGTTGATTGAATTCGCGCAGCGGCTGGCGCGCCATCAGATCGAGCTGTTATCTACAGGCGGCACGGCACAACTGCTGCGCAAGGGCGGCCTTGCGGTCCGCGACGTGAGCGACCTGACGGGCTTTCCCGAAATTCTCGGCGGGCGCGTCAAGACGCTGCACCCGAAAGTTCACGGCGGCTTACTGGCCATCCGCGACAACGCCGAGCATCAGCGCCAGGTCACTGACAATCAGATCGAATACATCGATATGGTCGTCGTCAACCTCTACCCCTTCCGCGAAACCATCGCGCGCGCCGAAGTGACGGTCGAAGACGCCATCGAAAACATAGACATCGGCGGGCCATCAATGATTCGCTCGGCGGCAAAGAATTTCGAAGACGTTGTCGTCGTCGTTGACCCGGCGGATTATCCGATCCTCGCCGACGAAATGGACGCGGGCGAGGGGCGCGTGTCGCGCCTGACGCGGCTGCGACTGGCGCGCCAGGCGTTTGAAACGACGGCGCAGTACGACGCCGCCATCGCTGAATTCCTGGTCGGCTCGGTCGTGCTGGATGCCGCGGACGAGCAACTGCGCGTCGAGAAGCCGCAGCGGTTGCCTGCGCGGCTGGCGCTGTTCGCCAAGAAAGAAACAGACCTGCGCTATGGCGAAAACCCGCACCAGCGCGCCGCGCTCTATTCGCTGAAGAATTGGAGCGCGGGCCAGTCGCCCGATCAGTTACAGGGCAAAGAGCTGTCGTTCAACAATCTGATTGACATGGACGCCGCGTGGTCGCTGGTGCGCGAGTTTGACGAGACCGCTTGCGCCATCATCAAGCACACCAACCCGTGCGGCGCGGCGACGGCTGAAAATGTCCGCGAAGCCTTCGAGCGCGCGCGGGCGACCGACCCTGTGTCGGCCTTTGGCGGCATCGTCGCCTTCAACCGCCGGCTTACCGCCGACGCCGCCCGCGTCATGGCCGAGACCTTCTTTGAAGTGATCGTCGCCCCCGAGTACGAAGGGGGCGCGCTCGAAGTCTTCGCCGCAAAAAAGAACCTGCGCGTGATACGCCTCGACGAAAGTGGGGAATCTCGCAAACCGTATGACCTGCGCTTGATCGATAGCGGCTTGCTGGTGCAGGACGTGGATCGCGGCACGCTCGACGACGCGCAGCCGCGAGTCGTCAGCGCCCGCCAGCCGACCGATGAAGAGATGCGCGCCCTGCGCTTCGCCTGGGTCATCGCCAAGCACGTCAAATCGAACGCCATCGTTTATGCGCGCGACGGCCAACTGGTCGGCGTCGGCGCGGGGCAGATGAGCCGCGTTGATTCGGTGAAGCTCGGCGCGACGAAAGCTCAACTGCCGCTGGCCGGCACGGTGATGGCGTCGGATGCGTTCTTCCCCTTCCGCGACGGCGTTGACGAAGCGGCGAAGGCGGGGGTGACGGCGATTATCCAGCCGGGCGGCTCGGTGCGCGACGACGAAGTGATTGCCGCCGCCAACGAACACGACGTGGCGATGGTCTTCA
- a CDS encoding carboxypeptidase regulatory-like domain-containing protein has product MLGRRMTQRLDQLIVLALVFILAASMIVRAQDTSGLSGQVTDPTGKVIPGASVTLTNPATGVTRNTKTNDDGIFSFNQVPPGTYTMRLEAKGFKAAEQNDVQLLVATPKVINLQLEVGAVTEVVNVTGSGNEVQLNTTDATIGNTFNQTQIRQLPLEGRNVAGLLSLQPGVTFIGNVSADGGTTDYRNGSVNGGKSDQANITLDGVDVNDQQTGQAFNSVLRVTLDSVQEFRVVTTNPNADQGRSSGAQVSLVTKSGSNNWHGSAYEFHRNTIFSANNFFNNATGVYGPDDPAVLAHQANVGDQKAPVPKLLRNVFGTSLGGPAIKDRLFFFLNYEGRRDAREESVVRTVPSLDLRKGTYTFLRFVRPPTASDPNPPKEIAKLDAAGVKALDPLHIGPNPAVLAVFNQYPAPNDNTVGDGLNTAGFRFNSPVHLRWNTYIARMDYNLTKDGKQTLFWRGNLQNDKDNSTQQFPGQSARFTNLTTNKGFAVGYNASLSQNLINVFHVGYTRLGFEQAGSSPLSNSRLVSFRTLDDLIPAPRSLTRFTPVWNVTDDLAWVKGDHTLQFGTNVRWIRNERINFANSYSSATTNKAWLTSARPLRPPLLADTAADHAMAALLGLVDQGTARYNLDRDGDKLFVLPEGAPIKRRYGADEYEWYGQDSWHVKSNLTVTAGLRYSLYSPPWETRGLQVSPDRPLGEWFDVRGGAMLQGVPDNKSAPPISFVLAGPENGRSGFYGWDKNNFAPRLAFAWSPKTNMRFLKWLTGGESGKMAIRGGYSMVFDRIGGALATNADGGTLSFGLQTSVTNAAGGLSVSTSPRFTGLTSIPSSILLPVQGFGSFPVTFPQGADKGGFAITDAIDDNLVTPYSQTINFSIARELPGNLVLEAAYVGRLARHVLINYDLAMPLNLVDPASGMDYFTAAQALARLDFAGTPVNKVPKIPFWENIFPGYADGGLTATQVIYQDYYSATTGFGWDYTTALSELDVFCDPCSKYGPYAFFNKQFSNLNALRSQMPTNYHALQVLLRKRFTHGYQFDFNYTYSKSEDIASTIERNGLKSGSVWNSWSPRARKSVSDFDMTHQLNVNGIWELPFGRGRAYLKDSPGWVDAVAGGWQLSGIYRVTSGLPTYIGNGFYFPTNWEFTGAATQTGSFGQAGVFKNVITPDGKGGPNLFSNPEAAYAAFEHTLPGGVGNRNNIRGDGYFSLDLGLAKSWRMPYKETHRLQFRWEVFNVTNSVSFDPFAATGDLDSRATFGKYNTVLSSPRVMQFGLRYEF; this is encoded by the coding sequence ATGCTTGGAAGGAGGATGACACAGCGGCTCGATCAACTCATAGTGCTGGCCTTAGTCTTTATCCTGGCGGCCAGCATGATCGTCCGCGCGCAGGATACCAGCGGGCTTTCCGGTCAGGTCACAGACCCCACGGGCAAGGTGATTCCGGGAGCAAGCGTTACTCTGACCAATCCGGCTACGGGTGTGACGCGCAATACCAAGACCAACGACGACGGCATCTTTAGCTTCAATCAGGTGCCGCCGGGCACCTACACGATGCGCCTCGAAGCCAAAGGCTTCAAGGCCGCCGAGCAGAACGACGTACAGTTGCTCGTCGCCACGCCGAAGGTAATCAACCTGCAACTCGAAGTCGGCGCGGTCACCGAAGTGGTGAACGTCACCGGCAGCGGCAACGAAGTCCAGCTCAACACGACGGACGCGACCATCGGCAACACCTTCAATCAGACGCAGATTCGCCAGCTGCCGCTCGAAGGCCGCAACGTCGCCGGCCTGCTCAGCTTGCAGCCCGGCGTCACCTTCATCGGCAACGTCAGCGCCGATGGCGGGACGACCGATTATCGCAACGGCTCGGTCAACGGCGGCAAATCCGACCAGGCCAACATCACGCTCGACGGCGTCGACGTCAACGACCAGCAGACCGGCCAAGCCTTCAACAGCGTCCTGCGCGTCACCCTCGACTCGGTGCAGGAGTTCCGCGTCGTCACCACCAACCCGAATGCCGATCAGGGGCGTTCGAGCGGCGCACAGGTCAGCCTCGTCACCAAGAGCGGCAGCAATAACTGGCACGGCTCGGCCTATGAATTCCACCGCAACACCATCTTTTCGGCCAACAACTTCTTCAACAACGCCACCGGCGTCTACGGGCCGGACGACCCGGCGGTGCTGGCCCACCAGGCGAACGTCGGCGACCAGAAAGCGCCTGTGCCGAAGCTGCTCAGGAACGTCTTCGGCACGAGCCTGGGCGGGCCGGCCATTAAAGATCGGCTGTTCTTCTTCTTGAACTACGAAGGCCGCCGCGACGCCCGCGAAGAGTCTGTCGTGCGCACCGTGCCGAGCCTCGACCTGCGCAAAGGCACCTACACCTTCCTGCGCTTCGTGCGCCCGCCGACGGCCTCGGACCCGAACCCGCCGAAGGAGATTGCCAAGCTCGACGCCGCCGGCGTCAAGGCGCTCGACCCGCTGCACATCGGGCCAAACCCGGCGGTGCTGGCCGTCTTCAATCAATACCCCGCGCCGAACGACAATACGGTCGGCGACGGATTGAACACCGCCGGCTTCCGTTTCAATTCGCCGGTCCATCTGAGATGGAACACCTACATCGCGCGCATGGATTACAATTTGACGAAGGACGGCAAGCAGACCCTCTTCTGGCGCGGCAACCTGCAAAACGACAAGGACAACTCGACGCAGCAGTTCCCCGGGCAGTCGGCGCGCTTCACCAACCTGACCACCAACAAAGGCTTCGCCGTCGGCTACAACGCCTCGCTGTCGCAGAACCTCATCAACGTCTTCCACGTTGGCTACACGCGGCTGGGGTTCGAGCAGGCCGGCTCATCGCCGCTCAGCAACTCGCGGCTCGTCAGCTTCCGCACCTTGGACGACCTGATCCCCGCCCCCCGCAGCCTGACGCGCTTTACGCCGGTCTGGAACGTCACAGACGATCTGGCCTGGGTCAAGGGCGATCACACGCTGCAATTCGGCACCAACGTCCGCTGGATCAGGAACGAGCGCATCAACTTCGCCAACTCCTACAGCTCGGCCACCACCAACAAAGCCTGGCTGACATCTGCGCGACCACTGCGTCCGCCGCTGCTCGCAGACACTGCCGCTGACCATGCGATGGCAGCCCTGCTGGGGTTGGTGGATCAGGGCACAGCGCGCTACAACCTGGACCGCGATGGCGACAAACTGTTCGTGCTGCCCGAAGGCGCGCCGATCAAGCGCCGCTACGGTGCAGACGAGTACGAGTGGTATGGGCAGGATAGCTGGCACGTGAAGTCGAACCTGACGGTGACGGCGGGGCTGCGCTACTCGCTCTACTCGCCGCCCTGGGAGACGCGCGGCCTGCAAGTCTCCCCCGACCGCCCGCTCGGCGAGTGGTTCGACGTGCGCGGCGGCGCGATGTTGCAGGGCGTGCCGGATAATAAATCGGCGCCGCCCATCTCGTTCGTGCTGGCCGGCCCTGAGAATGGCCGCAGCGGCTTCTATGGTTGGGACAAGAACAACTTCGCGCCGCGCCTGGCCTTCGCCTGGTCGCCGAAGACTAACATGCGCTTCCTCAAATGGCTGACCGGTGGCGAGAGCGGCAAGATGGCCATCCGTGGTGGCTACAGCATGGTCTTTGACCGCATCGGCGGAGCGCTGGCGACCAACGCGGACGGCGGCACACTGTCGTTCGGCTTGCAGACCTCTGTGACCAACGCCGCCGGCGGGCTGAGCGTTTCGACCTCGCCGCGCTTCACTGGCTTGACCTCGATTCCGTCATCGATCCTGCTGCCTGTGCAGGGCTTCGGCTCCTTCCCCGTGACCTTCCCGCAGGGTGCCGACAAGGGCGGCTTCGCGATCACCGACGCCATTGACGATAACCTGGTGACGCCGTACTCGCAGACGATCAACTTCTCGATTGCGCGCGAGCTGCCGGGTAATCTCGTGCTCGAAGCGGCCTACGTCGGACGCCTGGCGCGGCACGTGCTAATTAACTACGACCTTGCCATGCCGCTCAACCTCGTAGACCCTGCCTCCGGCATGGACTACTTCACGGCGGCGCAGGCCCTCGCCCGGCTCGACTTCGCCGGCACGCCGGTCAACAAAGTCCCGAAGATTCCCTTCTGGGAGAACATCTTCCCTGGCTATGCCGATGGTGGCCTGACCGCTACACAGGTCATCTACCAGGACTACTACTCGGCGACAACGGGCTTCGGGTGGGACTACACGACAGCGCTTTCGGAACTCGACGTGTTCTGCGACCCGTGCTCAAAGTATGGGCCGTATGCGTTCTTCAATAAGCAGTTCTCGAATCTGAATGCGCTGCGGTCGCAGATGCCGACGAATTACCATGCGCTACAGGTGCTCCTGCGCAAGCGCTTCACGCACGGCTACCAGTTCGACTTCAACTACACCTACAGCAAGAGCGAGGACATTGCTTCAACGATTGAGCGCAATGGCTTGAAATCCGGCTCGGTGTGGAACTCGTGGTCGCCGCGCGCCCGCAAGAGCGTCAGCGACTTTGACATGACGCACCAGCTCAACGTCAATGGCATCTGGGAGCTGCCGTTTGGCCGTGGCCGCGCCTACCTCAAGGATTCGCCCGGCTGGGTGGACGCGGTCGCAGGGGGCTGGCAGTTGTCGGGCATCTACCGCGTCACGTCGGGGCTGCCGACCTACATCGGCAACGGCTTCTACTTCCCGACCAACTGGGAGTTCACAGGGGCGGCGACGCAGACCGGGTCGTTCGGCCAGGCAGGCGTTTTCAAGAACGTGATTACGCCGGATGGCAAGGGCGGGCCGAACCTCTTCAGTAATCCGGAGGCAGCGTACGCGGCCTTCGAGCACACGCTGCCGGGCGGCGTCGGCAACCGCAACAACATTCGCGGCGACGGCTACTTCTCGCTCGACCTGGGCCTGGCGAAATCGTGGCGCATGCCCTACAAAGAGACTCACCGGCTGCAATTCCGCTGGGAGGTCTTCAACGTCACGAACTCGGTCAGCTTCGATCCATTCGCAGCGACTGGCGACCTTGACTCGCGCGCGACCTTCGGCAAGTACAATACCGTGCTGAGCTCGCCGCGCGTCATGCAGTTCGGCTTGCGCTACGAATTCTGA
- a CDS encoding APC family permease, translating to MTTASAEPPHEPELKRDLTTLESYATIIGVLIGSGIFVVTGRLGAVAGPSVPLAYLVLAPVILTTAVAYSVYLSTPLGVRPGDAYLHISRTLQQYYIGYLALWLKWLAYIGALVVLATSLGQYLKFFYPGMDDWFAAWLPFGERLKAAYASGPSLGEAAIATATMLFFFVFNLLGVKFYGWLQTAMFILLMIAVAILVVPGLFAIQWKNFSPLFPYGFWATATADGDRGFLAALPPLFFSYAGFESLAQTAGETREARRALPAVFINGILISMLIFCLMSLVAFGVVPYQELARSDYAMADAAHRFLPRWGGAVVALGAIMAFTTSINGSLFVPARILYVFGEDRMAPRWFARVGRRSRTPWVSLVINTTVALVLLWTKQLSYVLNISLVAIFLLYALHSAAMAALPFIRPKLYDTAQVKLRPWLLVTFGLISVISMGYLTFMVISRDISERRQSGGVAIWQLLLLWIGVGTALYLIARWEGRRSGYDYKNQLTREWLAESESSQDQSTK from the coding sequence TTGACCACAGCAAGCGCAGAGCCGCCGCACGAGCCCGAACTGAAACGCGACCTGACGACGCTGGAAAGCTACGCGACGATCATCGGCGTGCTGATCGGCTCTGGCATCTTCGTCGTCACGGGCCGGTTGGGCGCGGTGGCCGGGCCGTCAGTGCCGCTCGCCTACCTGGTGCTGGCGCCGGTGATCTTAACCACGGCGGTTGCCTATTCGGTCTACCTATCAACGCCGCTCGGCGTGCGCCCGGGCGACGCCTACCTGCACATCTCGCGGACGTTGCAACAGTACTACATCGGCTATCTGGCGCTATGGCTGAAGTGGCTGGCCTACATCGGCGCGCTGGTCGTGCTGGCGACCTCGCTCGGCCAGTACTTGAAATTCTTCTACCCCGGCATGGACGACTGGTTCGCCGCCTGGCTGCCGTTCGGCGAGCGATTGAAGGCGGCCTACGCGAGCGGGCCGAGTCTCGGAGAAGCGGCAATCGCTACGGCGACCATGTTGTTCTTCTTCGTCTTCAATCTGCTCGGCGTCAAGTTCTATGGCTGGTTGCAGACGGCGATGTTCATTCTGTTGATGATCGCCGTGGCGATACTTGTCGTGCCGGGACTGTTTGCGATTCAGTGGAAGAACTTCTCGCCGCTCTTTCCTTATGGCTTCTGGGCGACGGCGACCGCCGATGGCGACAGAGGCTTTCTGGCGGCGCTGCCGCCGCTGTTCTTCTCTTACGCGGGATTCGAGAGCCTGGCGCAAACCGCGGGCGAAACCCGCGAGGCGCGGCGGGCGCTCCCCGCCGTCTTTATCAACGGCATTCTGATCTCGATGCTGATCTTCTGTTTGATGTCGCTGGTCGCCTTCGGCGTCGTGCCTTACCAGGAGCTGGCGCGGTCGGATTACGCGATGGCCGACGCGGCACACCGCTTCTTGCCGCGCTGGGGCGGCGCGGTCGTGGCGCTCGGCGCGATCATGGCGTTCACGACTTCAATCAATGGCTCGCTGTTCGTGCCGGCGCGCATCCTCTACGTGTTTGGCGAAGACCGCATGGCGCCGCGCTGGTTCGCGCGCGTCGGCCGGCGCTCGCGTACGCCGTGGGTGAGCCTGGTCATCAACACCACGGTTGCGCTCGTGCTGCTGTGGACGAAGCAGTTGAGCTACGTGCTGAACATCTCGCTGGTGGCGATCTTTTTGTTGTACGCCTTGCACAGCGCCGCGATGGCGGCGCTGCCGTTCATTCGGCCTAAACTCTATGACACGGCGCAGGTCAAGCTGCGGCCCTGGCTGCTGGTGACGTTCGGTCTGATCTCGGTGATTTCGATGGGCTACCTGACGTTTATGGTCATCAGTCGAGACATCAGCGAGCGCCGGCAATCGGGCGGCGTGGCCATCTGGCAATTGCTGCTGTTGTGGATTGGCGTCGGCACGGCGCTCTATCTAATCGCCCGATGGGAAGGGCGCCGCAGTGGCTATGATTACAAAAACCAACTGACGCGCGAATGGCTGGCGGAGAGCGAATCCTCGCAGGATCAGTCAACGAAATGA
- a CDS encoding VWA domain-containing protein, whose amino-acid sequence MKKLNASLLALCLMLPALAVAQTNARNQPPAQDKPLRLRADEVIVDAVVLDKKNRSAKDLTLDDFEIYEDGVKQKPLSFRFESNAAATQTATAGATAAADPAKTFNLVSLVFDAQTTRDGALRARKAALDFIDTGMQANDYVAVFGVDLGLLLLAPYTNDKAALREAVEAFTSRESKKYTAVAAQARSRLESLVEPLSDAVKLYLADQGRDIDSLPVLDNLDTKSGTSSIDPFKVLLSSINLSGLRTLRTFERYEREFQGWRSVAALLAIINGQKGVRAARKTMFYFSEGFAVTPAVEEQFKSVISAANTGGVTIYSIDIAGLRVENPNAQAALEHDAIGQGRLRNANPELVQNGVSALGRTEEAARINTLTVLDELSEDTGGSVVKNTNDVTEGLRRILDELGNHYVLTYLPSNVNYDGKFRRIAVKLTRQGEYKVRARRGYYGLRSLDDAPVLAYEAPLFERLNATSAVRDFPLYAQALHFRGASGARQVAVYVEFPVAALQFEVNDKAKTFSSRFALLALIKNQENEVVRKLGQEFTLRGPVTQLEEVKKRPQMYNRLVLLAPGKYTLEAVAQDAASGKASALRMPFEVPEVKEQEMRMSSVVLSQGVNPLTEEQKKQSTGHPLYLEGQAYFVPNVKQAFSQSRDKNLLIHFNVYLPANAATKVSATLTFLSKGQVYTQADGTLPEADATGRIAYATSFGTDNFPPGDYELRVTVSDGARRVSSTAAFTVEP is encoded by the coding sequence ATGAAAAAGCTCAACGCTTCGCTTCTCGCTCTATGCTTGATGTTGCCGGCGCTCGCCGTCGCCCAGACCAACGCGCGGAATCAACCGCCAGCTCAGGACAAGCCATTGCGCTTGCGGGCCGACGAAGTGATCGTTGACGCGGTGGTGCTGGATAAGAAGAATCGCTCGGCCAAAGACCTGACGCTGGACGACTTTGAAATTTACGAAGACGGGGTTAAGCAGAAGCCGCTCTCCTTCCGCTTCGAATCGAACGCCGCGGCGACGCAGACGGCCACCGCAGGGGCGACCGCGGCCGCCGACCCGGCGAAAACCTTCAACCTCGTCTCGCTCGTCTTTGACGCACAGACCACCCGCGATGGCGCGCTCAGGGCGCGCAAGGCGGCGCTCGATTTCATTGATACGGGGATGCAGGCGAACGATTATGTCGCGGTCTTCGGCGTCGATCTTGGCTTGTTGCTGCTCGCGCCTTACACGAACGACAAGGCGGCGTTGCGCGAGGCCGTCGAAGCCTTTACGTCACGCGAGTCCAAGAAGTACACGGCGGTGGCGGCGCAGGCGCGCAGCCGCTTAGAGAGTCTGGTCGAGCCGCTCTCGGACGCGGTCAAGTTATATCTCGCCGATCAGGGAAGAGACATCGATTCATTGCCGGTGCTGGATAATCTTGATACCAAGAGTGGCACAAGCTCCATTGATCCGTTCAAGGTATTGCTGTCGTCAATCAATCTCTCAGGGCTTCGGACGCTGCGCACCTTCGAGCGCTACGAGCGCGAGTTTCAGGGGTGGCGCTCGGTGGCGGCGCTGCTGGCGATTATCAACGGCCAGAAAGGCGTGCGCGCGGCGCGCAAGACGATGTTCTACTTTTCCGAAGGCTTCGCCGTCACCCCTGCCGTTGAAGAGCAGTTCAAGTCGGTCATCAGCGCCGCCAACACCGGCGGCGTGACCATCTATTCAATCGACATCGCCGGCCTGCGCGTCGAGAACCCGAACGCCCAAGCGGCGCTCGAACACGACGCCATCGGCCAGGGGCGATTGCGCAACGCTAACCCCGAGCTGGTGCAGAACGGCGTGTCGGCGCTGGGCCGCACCGAAGAGGCGGCGCGCATTAACACGCTCACCGTGCTGGACGAGCTATCGGAAGACACCGGCGGGTCTGTCGTCAAAAACACCAATGATGTGACCGAGGGGCTGCGGCGCATCCTCGACGAGCTGGGCAATCACTACGTCCTCACCTACCTGCCATCGAACGTGAACTACGACGGCAAATTTCGGCGCATCGCGGTGAAGCTGACGCGCCAGGGCGAATACAAAGTGCGGGCGCGGCGCGGTTACTACGGGCTGCGCTCGCTCGACGACGCGCCGGTGCTGGCGTATGAAGCGCCGCTGTTCGAGCGGCTCAACGCCACGTCGGCGGTGCGTGACTTCCCGCTCTACGCGCAGGCACTGCACTTCCGCGGCGCCAGCGGCGCGCGTCAGGTGGCGGTCTACGTCGAGTTCCCGGTCGCCGCGCTACAGTTCGAGGTTAATGATAAAGCGAAAACTTTCTCGTCGCGCTTCGCCCTGCTCGCCCTGATCAAGAATCAAGAAAATGAAGTCGTCCGCAAGCTCGGCCAGGAGTTCACCTTGCGCGGCCCGGTCACGCAGCTCGAAGAGGTCAAGAAGCGCCCGCAGATGTACAACCGCCTCGTGCTGCTCGCCCCCGGCAAGTACACGCTCGAAGCCGTCGCGCAGGACGCTGCTTCAGGCAAGGCGTCGGCCTTGCGCATGCCGTTTGAAGTGCCCGAAGTCAAAGAGCAGGAAATGCGGATGTCGAGCGTCGTCTTGAGCCAGGGCGTCAACCCACTGACCGAAGAACAGAAGAAGCAGAGCACCGGTCATCCGCTCTACCTCGAAGGCCAGGCGTACTTCGTCCCCAACGTCAAACAGGCGTTCAGCCAGTCGCGGGACAAAAACCTGTTGATCCACTTCAACGTCTACCTGCCGGCGAACGCGGCGACGAAGGTCAGCGCGACGCTGACGTTTCTGAGCAAAGGGCAGGTCTACACACAGGCCGACGGCACCTTGCCCGAGGCTGACGCCACGGGCCGCATCGCCTACGCGACATCGTTCGGCACAGACAATTTCCCGCCGGGCGATTACGAGCTGCGCGTCACGGTAAGCGATGGCGCGCGCCGCGTCTCGTCAACCGCCGCCTTTACGGTCGAGCCATAA